In the genome of Microbacterium endophyticum, one region contains:
- a CDS encoding FAD-dependent oxidoreductase: MTKLRLAIVGAGPAGIYAADILLKAERQFDVSIDLFEQLPAPYGLVRYGVAPDHPRIKGIVNALRDVLDRGDIRFFGNVLFGRDLTLADLKNHYHAVIFSTGAIRDADLDIPGIDAEGSYGAADFVSWFDGHPDFPREWPLEAESVAVIGNGNVALDVSRMLAKHAEDLLPTEIPDNVYAGLSESRVTDVHVFGRRGPAQVKFTPLELRELGELRDVDMVVYDEDFDYDEASKVAIASNKQVMVIDRVLQAWRKRPSVNNAGGEASRRLHLHFWANPVEVKKDADGRVTSFVYERTRPDGEGGVEGTGEMREVAIQAMYRAVGYFGSPLADVPFDKRHGVIPNHEGQVLHKNSNERVPGVYATGWIKRGPVGLIGHTKSDAMETVRHIINDQASWWQPEDDSEGAIPALLAERDVKWTDLDGWHLLDQHEIALGAPHERARIKVVARDEMVRVSRGE, translated from the coding sequence ATGACCAAGCTCAGGCTGGCCATTGTCGGTGCAGGACCGGCGGGCATTTATGCCGCCGACATTCTTTTGAAAGCTGAGCGTCAGTTCGACGTTTCTATCGATCTTTTCGAGCAGCTGCCCGCGCCTTACGGCCTCGTTCGCTATGGCGTCGCTCCCGATCACCCGCGCATCAAGGGCATCGTCAACGCGCTTCGCGATGTGCTCGATCGCGGCGACATCCGCTTCTTCGGCAACGTGCTTTTCGGCCGTGATTTGACGCTCGCAGATTTGAAGAACCACTACCACGCGGTCATTTTTTCAACCGGTGCTATTCGCGACGCCGACCTCGATATCCCGGGCATCGACGCCGAGGGTTCCTATGGTGCTGCCGACTTCGTCAGCTGGTTCGATGGCCACCCTGATTTTCCCCGTGAATGGCCGTTGGAGGCTGAGTCTGTCGCCGTCATCGGCAATGGCAACGTCGCGCTTGACGTATCGCGCATGCTGGCCAAACATGCAGAAGATCTCTTGCCGACCGAGATACCTGACAACGTCTACGCCGGACTCAGTGAAAGCCGTGTCACCGATGTGCATGTGTTTGGGCGTCGTGGACCAGCCCAGGTCAAGTTCACCCCGCTGGAACTGCGTGAGCTCGGTGAGCTGCGCGACGTCGACATGGTCGTCTACGACGAGGACTTCGATTACGACGAGGCATCCAAAGTTGCCATTGCCAGCAACAAGCAGGTCATGGTGATCGACCGCGTGCTACAGGCATGGCGGAAGCGCCCGAGCGTCAATAACGCCGGCGGAGAAGCGTCGCGCCGCCTGCACCTTCATTTCTGGGCGAACCCCGTAGAGGTGAAGAAGGATGCCGACGGCCGTGTCACGTCGTTCGTCTACGAGCGCACTCGGCCCGACGGTGAGGGCGGCGTAGAAGGTACCGGCGAGATGCGCGAGGTCGCTATCCAGGCGATGTACCGCGCCGTCGGCTACTTCGGCTCGCCGCTGGCGGATGTTCCGTTCGACAAGCGCCACGGTGTGATCCCTAACCACGAGGGTCAAGTGCTGCACAAGAACTCGAATGAGCGTGTTCCTGGCGTCTACGCGACCGGGTGGATCAAGCGAGGACCTGTCGGACTCATCGGCCACACCAAGTCGGATGCGATGGAGACGGTTCGTCACATCATCAATGACCAAGCATCCTGGTGGCAGCCGGAGGATGACTCCGAGGGGGCCATCCCGGCGCTTCTCGCGGAGCGTGACGTCAAGTGGACCGACCTCGACGGATGGCACTTGCTCGACCAGCACGAGATCGCTCTGGGAGCACCCCACGAGCGCGCTCGCATCAAGGTCGTCGCGCGCGACGAAATGGTGCGCGTCTCCCGCGGGGAGTAG
- a CDS encoding alpha/beta hydrolase, protein MSGRKSSGWTLDVLGQGFEQYTLELQPDDEGDVVATVVRHLPNPLTAWNKPLRNVDVLYVHGWSDYFFQREEARFFTELGARFYALDLRKYGRSLRDGQTPGYITDLATYDEDIEGAIQLIGQGRNASRLLVLVGHSTGGLILTLWAARHPGVAAALILNSPWLELQIGSLGRAALAPIVGVRARYEPRGTQPVVDLGFYTRAQHDLGAGAEAYPAWRPERGFPTHPGWLNAIILGHSKIAEGVDVGCPVLVLLSMRSTPPVRWVTAMTSSDSVLVVDDIARASLKIGKLVTVARIEDAIHDVFLSAPGARAEAYAVLRNWVVAAHTSL, encoded by the coding sequence ATGAGCGGTCGGAAGAGTTCAGGCTGGACGCTCGACGTTCTCGGGCAGGGTTTCGAGCAGTACACACTCGAACTTCAGCCCGATGACGAGGGCGATGTCGTTGCCACAGTGGTGCGACACCTGCCGAACCCGCTTACGGCGTGGAATAAGCCGCTCCGAAACGTTGACGTGCTCTACGTGCACGGTTGGTCGGACTACTTCTTTCAGCGTGAAGAAGCACGCTTCTTCACCGAACTCGGCGCACGCTTCTATGCGCTTGACCTTCGTAAATACGGCCGGAGTCTGCGCGATGGTCAAACGCCGGGGTACATTACCGACCTCGCGACGTACGACGAGGATATCGAGGGCGCGATTCAACTCATCGGGCAGGGCCGGAATGCCTCTCGCTTGCTCGTGTTGGTGGGCCACTCGACGGGCGGTTTGATACTCACGCTCTGGGCGGCGCGGCACCCCGGCGTGGCAGCGGCGCTCATCCTCAACAGCCCGTGGCTAGAACTGCAGATCGGTTCTCTCGGCCGCGCAGCGCTCGCGCCGATCGTGGGCGTCCGCGCGCGGTATGAGCCTCGCGGCACACAACCGGTTGTCGATCTCGGGTTCTACACGCGCGCGCAGCACGATCTGGGTGCAGGGGCAGAGGCGTATCCAGCGTGGCGGCCCGAACGCGGCTTTCCCACGCACCCTGGATGGCTCAACGCCATCATCTTGGGGCACTCGAAAATCGCTGAGGGCGTGGACGTGGGCTGTCCGGTGCTGGTGCTGCTGTCAATGCGCTCCACGCCGCCGGTGCGCTGGGTGACGGCGATGACATCATCGGACTCTGTTCTCGTCGTCGACGATATTGCCCGAGCATCCCTCAAAATCGGAAAGCTTGTCACCGTCGCTCGCATCGAAGATGCGATTCACGATGTCTTTTTGTCGGCACCGGGCGCACGTGCCGAGGCATACGCCGTGCTGCGAAACTGGGTCGTCGCCGCACACACTTCATTGTGA